The following proteins are co-located in the Toxotes jaculatrix isolate fToxJac2 chromosome 9, fToxJac2.pri, whole genome shotgun sequence genome:
- the LOC121187516 gene encoding coatomer subunit beta'-like isoform X2, which produces MPLRLDIKRKLTARSDRVKSVDLHPTETWMLVSLYSGSLVVWNHETQTMVKTFELCELPVRVAKFVARKHWVIAGADDMQIRVFNYNTLEKVHIFEAHSDYIRCIAVHPTQPYILTSSDDMLIKLWDWDRKWACSQVFEGHTHYVMQIVINPKDNNQFASASLDRTIKVWQLGSKTPNFTLEGHEKGVNCIDYYSGGDKPYLISGADDRLVKIWDYQNKTCVQTLEGHAQNVTCVSFHPELPIILTGSEDGTVRVWHSNTYRLENTLNYGMERVWCICGQVGSNSVALGYDEGSIIIKLGREEPAMSMDSGGKVMWARHSEVQQANLKAMGEAEIRDGERLALGVKDMGSCEIYPQTIQHSPNGRFVVVCGDGEYIIYTAVALRNKSFGSAQEFVWAHDSSQYGIREGNSMVKIFKNFKEKKAFKPDFGTEGIFGGFLLGVRSNSGLAFYDWESAELVRRIEIQPKHIFWSDSGELVCIATDESFFVLRYLPERVSAAQESKEETSEDGIEDAFEVLGEVPEVVKTGVWVGDCFIYTSSVNRLNYYVGGEIITIAHMDRTMYLLGYIPKDDRLYLGDKELNVISYSLLLSVLEYQTAVMRRDFSTADKVLPTIPKEQRTRVANFLEKQGFRQQALAVSTDPEHKFELALQLGELKIAYQLALEAESEQKWKQLAELATTKCQFSLAQECLHQAQDYGGLLLLATASGNTDMVGKLAEGAERDGKTNVAFLTYFMQGRLDKCLDLLIKTDRLPEAAFLARTYLPSHVSSVVKLWKESLSKVNQKAADALADPTQYSNLFPGLQQALLAEQYLKESHVRVRPAAEYPLIMPNEERNVLEESAGFVSREEEVVESVNESFVVVAAPTEPVPTEAAVMEDPFPLKEEIADLISTEEEESVPTAASPLPVTITPEHVEPKQEESASSELAAFEPEVAAIKEDTITKSEEASVSAEEDILEETTIEFSTKEPEVVHSRPVEDVSSSAEEDVQEMSPATSDVPAACVSETCLTETTIETIMATEEAPSETGATETIATEDVEVTTALTVHTEAIASESVAAGETHVYEELESDVISLESPPIIDTVPPVEGTPVTKDLVLETAPSAVVVEELISLENTNTILDVPVQVQAFPESVLDPLLDPLEDTMPVLKPDPAQEPEQVGQSTALPVKPEDNLEPPVPLQIEPEALLPVAAPTDGNVACVGPSPEGAEEPAENLEVEMNEEVLDDLDLDSFDLEDIDTTDVNLDEDFLE; this is translated from the exons ATG CCTCTGCGGTTGGACATCAAGCGGAAGCTGACGGCTCGATCAGACCGGGTGAAGAGTGTGGACCTGCACCCCACTGAGACGTGGATGTTGGTCAGCCTGTACAGCGGCAGCCTGGTGGTCTGGAACCATGAGACACAG ACGATGGTGAAAACCTTCGAGCTGTGTGAGCTGCCTGTCAGAGTGGCCAAGTTTGTAGCCAGGAAACACTGGGTCATTGCTGGAGCA GATGATATGCAGATCCGTGTGTTCAATTACAACACTCTGGAGAAAGTTCACATATTCGAGGCTCACTCCGACTACATCCGCTGTATCGCTGTCCACCCTACACAGCCCTACATCCTCACCAGCAGCG atgacATGTTGATCAAGCTGTGGGACTGGGACAGAAAGTGGGCATGTAGCCAGGTGTTCGAGGGGCACACTCACTACGTCATGCAGATCGTCATCAATCCCAAAGACAACAACCAGTTTGCCAGTGCCTCTCTGGACAGAACTATCaag GTGTGGCAGCTGGGCTCCAAGACCCCTAACTTCACTCTGGAGGGCCATGAGAAGGGAGTGAACTGTATTGATTACTACAGCGGAGGAGACAAGCCCTACCTCATATCAGGGGCCGATGATCGCCTTGTCAAGATCTGGGATTATCAG AACAAAACCTGTGTGCAGACGCTGGAGGGTCACGCCCAGAATGTGACTTGTGTCAGCTTCCACCCTGAGCTGCCCATCATCCTCACAGGCTCTGAGGATG gcaCTGTTCGAGTGTGGCACTCTAACACCTACCGACTAGAAAACACACTCAACTATGGCATGGAGAGGGTGTGGTGTATATGTGGCCAGGTTGGCTCCAACAGTGTGGCTTTGGGCTATGATGAAGGCAGCATCATCATCAAG ctggGACGGGAGGAGCCGGCCATGTCAATGGACTCCGGTGGGAAGGTGATGTGGGCTCGCCATTCTGAGGTCCAGCAGGCCAACCTGAAGGCCATGGGAGAGGCTGAGATCAGGGATGGAGAGAGGCTGGCACTGGGTGTTAAAGACATGGGCAGCTGTGAGATCTACCCCCAGACCATCCAGCACAGCCCCAACGGGAG GTTTGTAGTGGTGTGTGGAGATGGGGAGTATATCATCTACACCGCCGTGGCCCTGAGGAACAAGAGCTTTGGCTCAGCTCAAGAATTTGTCTGGGCACATGACTCCTCACA GTATGGCATAAGAGAAGGCAACAGTATGGTCAAAATCTTTAAGAactttaaagagaagaaagctTTTAAACCTGACTTTGGGACTGAAG GTATCTTTGGTGGCTTCTTACTGGGAGTGAGGTCAAACAGCGGCCTAGCCTTCTACGACTGGGAGAGTGCTGAACTAGTCCGCCGTATTGAGATCCAGCCTAAACAT ATCTTCTGGTCTGACTCTGGTGAGTTGGTGTGTATCGCTACAGACGAGTCTTTCTTTGTGCTACGCTATCTGCCAGAGAGAGTGTCAGCAGCACAGGAGTCCAAGGAAGAAACGTCTGAGGATGGCATAGAGGACGCCTTCGAG GTCCTGGGGGAGGTCCCAGAGGTGGTGAAGACAGGAGTATGGGTGGGAGACTGCTTCATCTACACCAGCTCTGTTAACAGACTCAACTATTATGTTGGAGGAGAGATCATAACCATTGCCCACATGGACAG GACCATGTATCTGCTGGGCTATATTCCCAAGGATGACCGTCTTTACCTCGGAGACAAGGAGCTGAATGTCATCAGCTACTCCCTGCTGCTTTCTGTGCTGGAATACCAGACGGCTGTCATGAGGAGGGACTTCAGCACAGCGGATAAGGTTCTACCCACAATCCCTAAGGAGCAGAGGACCAGGGTAGCCAACTTCTTGGAGAAACAG GGTTTCAGACAGCAGGCCCTGGCTGTGTCCACAGACCCAGAACACAAGTTTGAACTTGCCCTGCAGCTGGGAGAGCTCAAGATAGCCTACCAGCTGGCCTTGGAGGCAGAG TCAGAACAGAAATGGAAGCAGCTGGCAGAGCTCGCCACTACAAAGTGCCAGTTTAGCCTGGCTCAGGAGTGTCTGCACCAAGCTCAGGATTATGGGGGATTATTGCTGCTGGCCACTGCCTCAGGTAACACAGACATGGTGGGCAAACTGGCCGAGGGGGCAGAGAGGGATGGGAAGACCAATGTGGCCTTCCTCACCTACTTCATGCAAGGACG ATTGGACAAATGCCTGGACCTTCTCATCAAAACAGATCGGCTGCCAGAGGCTGCATTCCTGGCAAGAACATATCTGCCCAGCCATGTGTCAAG TGTGGTGAAACTGTGGAAGGAGAGTCTGTCCAAGGTCAACCAGAAGGCAGCAGATGCTCTGGCTGACCCCACCCAGTACAGCAACCTGTTCCCTGGCCTCCAGCAAGCCCTGCTGGCTGAGCAGTACCTGAAGGAGAGTCATGTCAGGGTCAGACCTGCCGCAGAATACCCACTCATCATG CCAAATGAGGAACGGAATGTCCTGGAGGAATCTGCAGGTTTTGTGTCCAGAGAAGAG GAAGTGGTGGAAAGCGTGAATGAAAGCTTCGTAGTAGTAGCAGCACCAACAGAACCTGTGCCTACAGAAGCAGCAGTAATGGAGGATCCCTTCCCACTAAAAGAGGAGATTGCTGATCTGATttcaacagaagaagaagaatcagtTCCAACAGCAGCTTCCCCTCTTCCTGTCACCATAACACCAGAGCATGTTGAGCCAAAACAAGAAGAATCTGCATCCTCAGAGCTGGCTGCGTTTGAACCAGAGGTGGCAGCAATAAAAGAAGACACCATCACTAAATCTGAGGAGGCTTCAGTCTCTGCAGAGGAAGACATTTTGGAGGAGACCACCATAGAATTTAGCACCAAAGAACCAGAGGTGGTACACTCCAGACCTGTCGAGGATGTGAGTTCGTCAGCTGAGGAGGATGTTCAAGAAATGTCTCCAGCAACTAGTGATGTCCCTGCGGCATGTGTCTCTGAAACATGTCTCACTGAGACAACAATAGAAACCATCATGGCAACAGAAGAAGCGCCAAGTGAGACAGGGGCAACAGAAACCATAGCAACAGAGGATGTCGAAGTTACCACTGCATTAACAGTTCATACTGAGGCGATAGCATCAGAATCTGTAGCAGCTGGAGAAACGCATGTTTATGAGGAGCTGGAAAGTGATGTAATCTCTTTAGAGTCACCACCTATCATAGATACAGTACCACCAGTGGAAGGAACTCCTGTTACTAAGGATCTTGTTTTGGAAACAGCGCCATCAGCTGTAGTAGTGGAGGAGCTTATTTCcttggaaaacacaaacaccataCTGGATGTGCCTGTCCAAGTCCAGGCTTTTCCAGAGTCTGTCCTTGACCCACTGCTAGACCCACTTGAAGATACAATGCCAGTATTAAAGCCAGACCCAGCACAAGAACCAGAACAAGTGGGACAGTCCACAGCGCTCCCAGTAAAGCCTGAGGACAACCTGGAGCCCCCTGTGCCTCTCCAGATTGAGCCAGAGGCTTTACTCCCAGTAGCAGCCCCCACTGATGGGAACGTAGCATGCGTGGGACCAAGTCCTGAGGGAGCTGAAGAACCAGCAGAGAACCTCGAGGTGGAGATGAATGAAGAG GTTCTGGATGATCTGGATCTGGACAGTTTTGACTTGGAAGATATCGACACGACAGATGTCAACCTGGATGAGGATTTTCTTGAATGA
- the LOC121187516 gene encoding coatomer subunit beta'-like isoform X1: protein MPLRLDIKRKLTARSDRVKSVDLHPTETWMLVSLYSGSLVVWNHETQTMVKTFELCELPVRVAKFVARKHWVIAGADDMQIRVFNYNTLEKVHIFEAHSDYIRCIAVHPTQPYILTSSDDMLIKLWDWDRKWACSQVFEGHTHYVMQIVINPKDNNQFASASLDRTIKVWQLGSKTPNFTLEGHEKGVNCIDYYSGGDKPYLISGADDRLVKIWDYQNKTCVQTLEGHAQNVTCVSFHPELPIILTGSEDGTVRVWHSNTYRLENTLNYGMERVWCICGQVGSNSVALGYDEGSIIIKLGREEPAMSMDSGGKVMWARHSEVQQANLKAMGEAEIRDGERLALGVKDMGSCEIYPQTIQHSPNGRFVVVCGDGEYIIYTAVALRNKSFGSAQEFVWAHDSSQYGIREGNSMVKIFKNFKEKKAFKPDFGTEGIFGGFLLGVRSNSGLAFYDWESAELVRRIEIQPKHIFWSDSGELVCIATDESFFVLRYLPERVSAAQESKEETSEDGIEDAFEVLGEVPEVVKTGVWVGDCFIYTSSVNRLNYYVGGEIITIAHMDRTMYLLGYIPKDDRLYLGDKELNVISYSLLLSVLEYQTAVMRRDFSTADKVLPTIPKEQRTRVANFLEKQGFRQQALAVSTDPEHKFELALQLGELKIAYQLALEAESEQKWKQLAELATTKCQFSLAQECLHQAQDYGGLLLLATASGNTDMVGKLAEGAERDGKTNVAFLTYFMQGRLDKCLDLLIKTDRLPEAAFLARTYLPSHVSSVVKLWKESLSKVNQKAADALADPTQYSNLFPGLQQALLAEQYLKESHVRVRPAAEYPLIMPNEERNVLEESAGFVSREEVSEPEEVVESVNESFVVVAAPTEPVPTEAAVMEDPFPLKEEIADLISTEEEESVPTAASPLPVTITPEHVEPKQEESASSELAAFEPEVAAIKEDTITKSEEASVSAEEDILEETTIEFSTKEPEVVHSRPVEDVSSSAEEDVQEMSPATSDVPAACVSETCLTETTIETIMATEEAPSETGATETIATEDVEVTTALTVHTEAIASESVAAGETHVYEELESDVISLESPPIIDTVPPVEGTPVTKDLVLETAPSAVVVEELISLENTNTILDVPVQVQAFPESVLDPLLDPLEDTMPVLKPDPAQEPEQVGQSTALPVKPEDNLEPPVPLQIEPEALLPVAAPTDGNVACVGPSPEGAEEPAENLEVEMNEEVLDDLDLDSFDLEDIDTTDVNLDEDFLE from the exons ATG CCTCTGCGGTTGGACATCAAGCGGAAGCTGACGGCTCGATCAGACCGGGTGAAGAGTGTGGACCTGCACCCCACTGAGACGTGGATGTTGGTCAGCCTGTACAGCGGCAGCCTGGTGGTCTGGAACCATGAGACACAG ACGATGGTGAAAACCTTCGAGCTGTGTGAGCTGCCTGTCAGAGTGGCCAAGTTTGTAGCCAGGAAACACTGGGTCATTGCTGGAGCA GATGATATGCAGATCCGTGTGTTCAATTACAACACTCTGGAGAAAGTTCACATATTCGAGGCTCACTCCGACTACATCCGCTGTATCGCTGTCCACCCTACACAGCCCTACATCCTCACCAGCAGCG atgacATGTTGATCAAGCTGTGGGACTGGGACAGAAAGTGGGCATGTAGCCAGGTGTTCGAGGGGCACACTCACTACGTCATGCAGATCGTCATCAATCCCAAAGACAACAACCAGTTTGCCAGTGCCTCTCTGGACAGAACTATCaag GTGTGGCAGCTGGGCTCCAAGACCCCTAACTTCACTCTGGAGGGCCATGAGAAGGGAGTGAACTGTATTGATTACTACAGCGGAGGAGACAAGCCCTACCTCATATCAGGGGCCGATGATCGCCTTGTCAAGATCTGGGATTATCAG AACAAAACCTGTGTGCAGACGCTGGAGGGTCACGCCCAGAATGTGACTTGTGTCAGCTTCCACCCTGAGCTGCCCATCATCCTCACAGGCTCTGAGGATG gcaCTGTTCGAGTGTGGCACTCTAACACCTACCGACTAGAAAACACACTCAACTATGGCATGGAGAGGGTGTGGTGTATATGTGGCCAGGTTGGCTCCAACAGTGTGGCTTTGGGCTATGATGAAGGCAGCATCATCATCAAG ctggGACGGGAGGAGCCGGCCATGTCAATGGACTCCGGTGGGAAGGTGATGTGGGCTCGCCATTCTGAGGTCCAGCAGGCCAACCTGAAGGCCATGGGAGAGGCTGAGATCAGGGATGGAGAGAGGCTGGCACTGGGTGTTAAAGACATGGGCAGCTGTGAGATCTACCCCCAGACCATCCAGCACAGCCCCAACGGGAG GTTTGTAGTGGTGTGTGGAGATGGGGAGTATATCATCTACACCGCCGTGGCCCTGAGGAACAAGAGCTTTGGCTCAGCTCAAGAATTTGTCTGGGCACATGACTCCTCACA GTATGGCATAAGAGAAGGCAACAGTATGGTCAAAATCTTTAAGAactttaaagagaagaaagctTTTAAACCTGACTTTGGGACTGAAG GTATCTTTGGTGGCTTCTTACTGGGAGTGAGGTCAAACAGCGGCCTAGCCTTCTACGACTGGGAGAGTGCTGAACTAGTCCGCCGTATTGAGATCCAGCCTAAACAT ATCTTCTGGTCTGACTCTGGTGAGTTGGTGTGTATCGCTACAGACGAGTCTTTCTTTGTGCTACGCTATCTGCCAGAGAGAGTGTCAGCAGCACAGGAGTCCAAGGAAGAAACGTCTGAGGATGGCATAGAGGACGCCTTCGAG GTCCTGGGGGAGGTCCCAGAGGTGGTGAAGACAGGAGTATGGGTGGGAGACTGCTTCATCTACACCAGCTCTGTTAACAGACTCAACTATTATGTTGGAGGAGAGATCATAACCATTGCCCACATGGACAG GACCATGTATCTGCTGGGCTATATTCCCAAGGATGACCGTCTTTACCTCGGAGACAAGGAGCTGAATGTCATCAGCTACTCCCTGCTGCTTTCTGTGCTGGAATACCAGACGGCTGTCATGAGGAGGGACTTCAGCACAGCGGATAAGGTTCTACCCACAATCCCTAAGGAGCAGAGGACCAGGGTAGCCAACTTCTTGGAGAAACAG GGTTTCAGACAGCAGGCCCTGGCTGTGTCCACAGACCCAGAACACAAGTTTGAACTTGCCCTGCAGCTGGGAGAGCTCAAGATAGCCTACCAGCTGGCCTTGGAGGCAGAG TCAGAACAGAAATGGAAGCAGCTGGCAGAGCTCGCCACTACAAAGTGCCAGTTTAGCCTGGCTCAGGAGTGTCTGCACCAAGCTCAGGATTATGGGGGATTATTGCTGCTGGCCACTGCCTCAGGTAACACAGACATGGTGGGCAAACTGGCCGAGGGGGCAGAGAGGGATGGGAAGACCAATGTGGCCTTCCTCACCTACTTCATGCAAGGACG ATTGGACAAATGCCTGGACCTTCTCATCAAAACAGATCGGCTGCCAGAGGCTGCATTCCTGGCAAGAACATATCTGCCCAGCCATGTGTCAAG TGTGGTGAAACTGTGGAAGGAGAGTCTGTCCAAGGTCAACCAGAAGGCAGCAGATGCTCTGGCTGACCCCACCCAGTACAGCAACCTGTTCCCTGGCCTCCAGCAAGCCCTGCTGGCTGAGCAGTACCTGAAGGAGAGTCATGTCAGGGTCAGACCTGCCGCAGAATACCCACTCATCATG CCAAATGAGGAACGGAATGTCCTGGAGGAATCTGCAGGTTTTGTGTCCAGAGAAGAGGTGAGTGAGCCAGAG GAAGTGGTGGAAAGCGTGAATGAAAGCTTCGTAGTAGTAGCAGCACCAACAGAACCTGTGCCTACAGAAGCAGCAGTAATGGAGGATCCCTTCCCACTAAAAGAGGAGATTGCTGATCTGATttcaacagaagaagaagaatcagtTCCAACAGCAGCTTCCCCTCTTCCTGTCACCATAACACCAGAGCATGTTGAGCCAAAACAAGAAGAATCTGCATCCTCAGAGCTGGCTGCGTTTGAACCAGAGGTGGCAGCAATAAAAGAAGACACCATCACTAAATCTGAGGAGGCTTCAGTCTCTGCAGAGGAAGACATTTTGGAGGAGACCACCATAGAATTTAGCACCAAAGAACCAGAGGTGGTACACTCCAGACCTGTCGAGGATGTGAGTTCGTCAGCTGAGGAGGATGTTCAAGAAATGTCTCCAGCAACTAGTGATGTCCCTGCGGCATGTGTCTCTGAAACATGTCTCACTGAGACAACAATAGAAACCATCATGGCAACAGAAGAAGCGCCAAGTGAGACAGGGGCAACAGAAACCATAGCAACAGAGGATGTCGAAGTTACCACTGCATTAACAGTTCATACTGAGGCGATAGCATCAGAATCTGTAGCAGCTGGAGAAACGCATGTTTATGAGGAGCTGGAAAGTGATGTAATCTCTTTAGAGTCACCACCTATCATAGATACAGTACCACCAGTGGAAGGAACTCCTGTTACTAAGGATCTTGTTTTGGAAACAGCGCCATCAGCTGTAGTAGTGGAGGAGCTTATTTCcttggaaaacacaaacaccataCTGGATGTGCCTGTCCAAGTCCAGGCTTTTCCAGAGTCTGTCCTTGACCCACTGCTAGACCCACTTGAAGATACAATGCCAGTATTAAAGCCAGACCCAGCACAAGAACCAGAACAAGTGGGACAGTCCACAGCGCTCCCAGTAAAGCCTGAGGACAACCTGGAGCCCCCTGTGCCTCTCCAGATTGAGCCAGAGGCTTTACTCCCAGTAGCAGCCCCCACTGATGGGAACGTAGCATGCGTGGGACCAAGTCCTGAGGGAGCTGAAGAACCAGCAGAGAACCTCGAGGTGGAGATGAATGAAGAG GTTCTGGATGATCTGGATCTGGACAGTTTTGACTTGGAAGATATCGACACGACAGATGTCAACCTGGATGAGGATTTTCTTGAATGA
- the mrps22 gene encoding 28S ribosomal protein S22, mitochondrial, whose protein sequence is MAALGTARCLFRSYSRVKNVQRSKEILIRCSVRALCSGTQDSAVSDSAKPQFTDPAVQDILTRITGLDLQKVFRPIQQELKPPTYKLMTDEQLEQAVKVATEQAKKLLQMPPVLPERKPINDVLSEDKILDGMDTAKYVFTDITYNIPHRERFIVVREPNGTLRKATWEERDRLVQVYFPKEVRKLEPPLMFKEENLKMVFSQDRHEDVLNLCLAQFEPDSSEYIRVHAVTYEDVDKHGKYELLRSTRHFGGMAWYLVNARRVDGLIVDMLNRDLLQDAVSLVCLFHMVHPHSESAQEAASQQATGIDLLKIYAQKESQRSGYIELVLQAYEQTAAEDSTP, encoded by the exons ATGGCGGCGCTCGGTACAGCGCGGTGCTTATTTCGGAGCTACTCTCGGGTGAAAAATGTGCAGAGGAGCAAAGAAATATTGATCAGATGTAGCGTCAGGGCGCTTTGTAGTGGGACACAGGACAGCG CTGTCTCTGACAGTGCAAAGCCCCAgttcacagatccagctgtgcaGGACATCCTCACCAGGATAACGGGCCTGGACCTGCAGAAAGTGTTCCGACCCATTCAACAGGAGCTGAAGCCGCCCACATATAAACTCATGACAGATGAACAACTGGAGCAG gCCGTCAAGGTAGCCACAGAGCAGGCTAAGAAGCTGCTGCAGATGCCCCCTGTCCTGCCGGAGAGGAAGCCCATCAACGATGTGCTGTCTGAGGATAAGATCCTGGATGGCATGGACACAGCCAAATACGTCTTCACCGACATCACCTACAACATCCCACACAGG GAGAGGTTCATTGTTGTACGGGAGCCTAATGGGACTCTCAGGAAGGCGACCTGGGAGGAGAGAGACCGGCTCGTTCAGGTCTACTTTCCCAAGGAAGTACGCAAGCTTGAACCCCCCCTCATGTTCAAGGAGGAAAACCTCAAG ATGGTGTTTTCCCAGGACCGACACGAGGATGTGTTGAACCTGTGTCTGGCCCAATTTGAACCAGACTCTTCAGAATACATCAGG GTACATGCTGTCACCTATGAGGACGTGGACAAGCACGGCAAATACGAGCTGCTGCGATCCACCAGACACTTCGGAGGCATGGCCTGGTACCTGGTCAACGCTCGCAGGGTAGACGGGCTCATCGTGGACATGCTGAATAGAGATCT GCTGCAAGATGCCGTGAGCCTAGTGTGTCTGTTCCACATGGTCCACCCCCACAGTGAGTCAGCCCAGGAAGCTGCCAGCCAGCAGGCCACTGGCATAGACTTGCTTAAG ATCTATGCCCAGAAGGAGTCCCAGAGGTCGGGCTACATCGAGCTGGTCCTGCAGGCGTATGAACAGACGGCTGCTGAAGACTCCACTCCCTGA
- the LOC121187283 gene encoding retinol-binding protein 2-like: MPADYNGRWEMVSNENFEEVMKALDIDFATRKIASHLHQTKVIVQNGDKFETKTLSTFRNYEVNFTVGEEFEEHTKGLDNRKVKTLVTWDGDKLVCVQKGEKENRGWKHWIEGDLLHLEITVLDKVCHQVFKKTQ; this comes from the exons ATGCCTGCCGACTACAATGGACGCTGGGAGATGGTGAGCAATGAGAACTTCGAGGAGGTCATGAAGGCCCTCG acattgaCTTTGCCACCAGAAAGATCGCTTCCCATCTGCACCAGACAAAGGTGATCGTCCAGAACGGAGACAAGTTTGAAACGAAGACACTGAGCACCTTCAGAAACTACGAGGTCAACTTCACCGTGGGAGAGGAGTTTGAGGAGCACACAAAGGGCCTGGACAACCGAAAAGTCAAG ACACTGGTCACCTGGGACGGGGACAAGCTGGTGTGTGTTCAGAAGGGGGAGAAGGAAAATCGTGGGTGGAAACACTGGATAGAGGGAGACCTGCTACACCTG GAAATCACTGTGCTCGACAAAGTCTGCCACCAAGTATTTAAGAAGACACAATAA